A region of the Apium graveolens cultivar Ventura chromosome 6, ASM990537v1, whole genome shotgun sequence genome:
TATGCTTGGTAGTTAGGGTTCGAACTGATTTGGGAGGGATAATACTTGTTGTTTTTCTgacaaaaaaattacaaaaaatggCCCTCTTGTATCCCCCACGAATCCCCCCTATGAAATACTGGGATATGCCGGGTGGCGCACCCGGTTCGCACCCAGCCGCACCGCCACACCCGAACTGCACCCGGTGCGCGATGCGGCACCTAGGAGCCGCACTTGTACTACCCAGATTACACACgatttacttattatttttgaattaatagtGATTTGTTGTTGAATTTCTGTTTGGTTTTTAATTCTGTACGATCCTTTGAATTTTCAATTTGGTAATCAAATTAGATGAACTGTAGTTCATGCGATTTTATTTCTTTAAAGACCTAGGCATTTGATTCTTGTCATTTAACAGCTCGATAGAAGTCCCTAGTGAAGTATTTAATGCATATATTTTAAACACTATAGGAAACAATGACAGTGGTGTCTAAGACTGAAGTTAACCTCCGTAGATTGCTTGCAGCTGCTCCTCACCAAGAAAACCAGGCAAAGCTTGTGCATGTAGGTATTCGCTTGAGTCAGTGATTTTAAAATGTGGAAGTAGTAATTGTTAACTTAGTTGTAGAGTAAAGATGGTCTAAATTCAAGATTTGGATTGCATTTACGTTGGTGAATTTTATAATGGTCTCTGCAGTATGTTGCAACTTTAAGAGAATTGTTGGAACAATTAACTGAGGAGAGAACTCCTGAAGGATTGCCGAGGTAATAATTAAATTCCAAACTCCAAAGTGTCTTTTTTTTTTTCTAGTAATTAATGTTACTTGCCAGTATAGATTGTATTATGGAACATTGTAAGATTTAGTAGATTAATTCTCTAATGGGTTTAAATTGACTCAGTCGGTGATCTGTACAAATCCATAATGACCTGTTTTGAAACAAAGAATTCATTTAAAATGATTGAATTGCTTCAAAACCCCTATCTGGCAATCTAAGAAATTTGGATTTCACTCAATCCCCTTCCATCTAAGTATTATTTAGTTTTTATCACCTTCCAAAATTGAATTTTGAAATCTCTACTTCTTTTAATTCGGCTTTGGCCATAAGTCTCCTGCAACTTCATAACCTTCCATTCTGCTACTTAATTCATCATCACTAGTCATTCCTCCACTTTCACTGCCTCATCACCTGAGCAGGTACTTTTATAGTTGTCACTGTGAAAGTGTTCTTAAATTACCTAAGCAGCCGAGCTAACTAGGTGTTTTTGGCAGAAGATTGACACAATATGTGTTACCAACGTAATATGCTAACATGTTCTGTTGCTGTTGCAACATTTTGAACGTCAGTTTTTTAGAAAAGAATTTGTTTATGATAAGTATTTGAGATAACTATCAATTGAACTGGATGAATTTATCAAATTTTCCAATGGATTAaagtatttatgaaattagaacatgatgtatgtatgtatgtccAATTTTGTGTGATCTTCGAGCAGGTTATCGAAGACAAAGGTGAACGAATATTCAGAGAAGATCGAAGCAGTCGCTGCCAAATTAGCTACACCTGTGGTGAGTGGATACTCCAGTTTCCCATAATATATGGAGGTTTTTTGACACTATTTTTAAATATATGGAGGTTTTTGACAGGCTTGAAGTTGAAAGCATATTCTTTGTAGTCTACTCTTTTAAATCCTTCAATAAATTGTAAAAATCTACAGTGAAGCATAGTCGGGTATGAATGTTTATTTTAGAGAAGTTACGAAGGTGTAGTGTGCCTTTGGTGAACTTCAATTTTGAATTAGCATTCTCACGACTAATTTCAGTTATGTGCACAGCCTAGGCCAAGTATTTCTTCAGTGATTGTGTGCAAATGGCGTTGTGTGTGTGCATAGAGATTTATGTTGCATAGATATGATCGGATATTCTGTTAATACGTTTTGGTTCTCACCCTTGGTTTGACTAAATTATAGTTAAGACAAGGTGATATCTAGGCAGACCAACTGTTCGTGTCCAGGTAGATTTTTGATCATGCTCAAGACACGGGCTAATAAATAGTACTTCTTTACATGTGTGTCACCTTATCTTATTAGAAGCCCTACCACACTAGTCCAGCTTTAAAATGTTTGTATAAATAAACTGAGCTAGCTTTATTTTTCATCAGACTCAAGGGTCTTGATTAGTTAATGATGTTCTGACGTGAATTTGGTTAGGCGGTTCTTTACTTAACGTCGAGCTCAATAATTTACATAATTTAACATAGCTTGGACTTGCATGATCCAACTAGTTAAATGCAAGTTATAAGAGGAATTAATGCGACTAGAAGTCAACTAATCAAAGTTAAGTTTTAAACTGTGGCATTACTTTCAATATATGTACACAGACAAACACGTTATATTTGCTGGTTGCATTATTATTGGGATCACTGGAACTGAGTTGGAAGAATTTAGTTTAAGTGTTTTAAGCACCATTAAATGCGACCACTAATTGGTTAATTTAATAATATACCCCTCCTGTCACATTTTTAGAGTCATATGTTCCTTCCCGAGTTGCTGAAATTATATTCAGTTTAATTCTGGTATCTGCTATGTGCAAGTTTTATTCACATGTTTCAGACTGCATATGTTTAAGGCTTATTTTATGTCCtttatcattatttattattAGACAGTTCAGGTTAATTGCAAATAAATATCTCTTTGGACAATTTCAGTCTCATACGGAAATAGCTCAAGATCCTATCACAGAGACTTCTTCATGTGAAAGTTCTCCTAAAAGTGATGGGAATAATATTCTTGATTCTCAAGGTCTGAGGAGAAGATCTTCAAGTGTCAAGGAAAGATCTCATGATAATGTTGTTACTGATCAATCAGGGCCTGTAAAGCTGGACACTGCTGCACAGACACATATTGCAAAGCATAGGTATATATTAAATTTCCTTAAGAATTATTCTGATTATATGAATTAGAGAAAAGAGGGACAAATTGGGGCTGCTTTTATGTTAGAAATGTCTTTTAGGATTTAGTTAACTACTTCGTGACATACCATAGGTTAATGCCTTGCTGCTGCACAAGTAGCTATAATTATGATTTAAATCGACGGAGATGATTTCCTTTTACAAAGTTGTAATATTCATTTGGGTCATCAAAGTGCAGTACCGTTTTTTGAAAGATTCATTTATTCAAATTGAGCTTTTAatgatgattgatttgatttCAACAAGTAGCAGTATAATGCTTGTaatcttttttttttttaatttattgtCTTTATAGGAAGCTTCAGGAAGATCTGACCGATGAGATGGTTGTATTGGCACGTCAACTTAAAGAGAGTAGTCAAATGATGAGCCAGTCGCTGAAGAATACTGAGAAAGTAAGACAGCAGTGTCCCATGTGGCTTTGTGTAATTCGAACTTGATACCTTAAGTTCTTCTATTATTAAAACTCATTTCTATGCTTTAAAATTGTAGATATCTAGGCAAAGATTTCAGGGATTTGGGTAAAGGCGATTGGCTATTAGTTATATTCATGTAACAAACCAACTAATATCTGATTAGAGAAGTTGATGTGTGCTCTACACTTGACAagcattctcaagattcagacTGTGGTTGTTAGGAGAGAGAATTGTTTATAGTCCATTTTCCTTGATCATGAGTGTTGCAATTCATCCATTAATATTATTTCTGCATCCCTTCATGTAAATATGTTTATCAATTTATGGGGTATTGAAAATTGTGTACCCTTGATTTGTACTTGCAATATTTCTCATTGATTGGATGTTATATGACTGCAGATACTTGACTCCACAGAAAAGGCTGTTGAGCATAGCTTGGCCAGCACCGGTCATGCAAATACCCGAGCAATGGAGGTGTACTCCCATAGTTTCAAGACTACTTGCTTCACATGGCTCGCGATCTTTGCAATGACTTGCATTTTCATTATGGTAGTGCTCCTTATCCGGGTCACATAAGGCAGGAAGGAAATGAGCTTAAAGTGTTTGTATGATTTACCAAGTGAAGCCAAGATTTGTTTTTGTATATTACATAGTTCGATCAATGAACTAGTTATTATCATTTGTTGTGGTGTAAGATTGGAGTTTCTTAAAGTAAATGAGCATAAAGTAGATGAGCATTGCGGTATATTTTGTTACAAGGTAAATTCAGAGGTGGATTAGCTTTTAAACTTTGTTTGGTAGTTTGGTTTGGTGCTCTTCTCTACCCTGATCGTTCTTTATTCTTGTTTAACATACAGATTTAGAGTTAGAAATAAGGGCTGAAGTTCAGTGTGATCAAGTTTGTTTTGTAAAATGTTACAACTGCAAGAATTGAATTCAGCCAACAAGCAAAACTTTTTACTCTGACAGAACAATGATTTTTTAGATGTAGAATACATCCTAAAAAGATTTACAGTTACGATATGGACTCAGCTTAAATCTCTAACACTGCGTTTTGATATATGTATCAATAATATTT
Encoded here:
- the LOC141668334 gene encoding uncharacterized protein LOC141668334 isoform X1 — encoded protein: MALLYPPRIPPMKYWDMPGGAPGSHPAAPPHPNCTRCAMRHLGAALETMTVVSKTEVNLRRLLAAAPHQENQAKLVHYVATLRELLEQLTEERTPEGLPRLSKTKVNEYSEKIEAVAAKLATPVSHTEIAQDPITETSSCESSPKSDGNNILDSQGLRRRSSSVKERSHDNVVTDQSGPVKLDTAAQTHIAKHRKLQEDLTDEMVVLARQLKESSQMMSQSLKNTEKILDSTEKAVEHSLASTGHANTRAMEVYSHSFKTTCFTWLAIFAMTCIFIMVVLLIRVT
- the LOC141668334 gene encoding uncharacterized protein LOC141668334 isoform X2; amino-acid sequence: MTVVSKTEVNLRRLLAAAPHQENQAKLVHYVATLRELLEQLTEERTPEGLPRLSKTKVNEYSEKIEAVAAKLATPVSHTEIAQDPITETSSCESSPKSDGNNILDSQGLRRRSSSVKERSHDNVVTDQSGPVKLDTAAQTHIAKHRKLQEDLTDEMVVLARQLKESSQMMSQSLKNTEKILDSTEKAVEHSLASTGHANTRAMEVYSHSFKTTCFTWLAIFAMTCIFIMVVLLIRVT